In Bacillus sp. SM2101, a single window of DNA contains:
- a CDS encoding MFS transporter, giving the protein MDKNKFRFWILVSIVMISGFSQGMLLPLIAIIFENDGVSSSLNGLNATALYIGILLISPFMEQPLRRFGYKSVIIMGGLIVIVSLALFPLWKSFWFWFILRLFIGIGDHALHFATQTWITSFSSAKKRGRNISLYGLFFGLGFATGPLLTPLVKINETLPFVVSSLLCLIGWIFIFMLDNDYPEQDIASNSFKETIQRFSQAWKYGWVAFLPPLSYGFLESSLNGSFPVYGLRIGLEVASVSILLTAFAIGGIVFQLPLGMLSDKFGRRNILMGILFLGFVAFLAASFFEQSIVLLTTFIFIAGMLVGSTFSMGISYMTDLMPKNLLPTGNLLSGVAFSVGSLAGPILGGTFIQFFENISFFTIISIMLLSIFFIVTFFGKQPTIQESEPVRLSK; this is encoded by the coding sequence ATGGATAAAAATAAATTTCGATTTTGGATACTAGTTAGTATTGTTATGATTTCTGGTTTTTCACAAGGTATGCTACTGCCACTTATAGCAATTATTTTTGAAAATGACGGGGTTAGTTCGTCTTTAAATGGCTTAAACGCAACTGCGCTTTATATTGGGATACTTCTTATATCTCCGTTTATGGAGCAGCCTTTAAGAAGGTTTGGCTATAAATCTGTTATTATCATGGGCGGACTCATAGTGATCGTATCTCTCGCGCTATTTCCTCTCTGGAAATCATTTTGGTTTTGGTTTATTTTACGTCTTTTTATTGGCATAGGTGATCATGCACTACACTTTGCAACTCAAACGTGGATAACTTCGTTTTCCTCAGCCAAAAAAAGAGGACGAAATATTTCTTTATACGGCTTATTTTTCGGCCTTGGATTTGCGACTGGCCCATTATTAACTCCTTTAGTAAAAATTAATGAAACACTCCCTTTTGTAGTATCATCTTTGTTATGTCTCATTGGATGGATATTCATTTTTATGCTTGATAATGACTATCCTGAACAAGATATCGCGTCAAATTCTTTCAAAGAAACGATTCAACGTTTTAGTCAAGCTTGGAAATACGGTTGGGTTGCATTTTTACCACCATTAAGCTACGGATTTCTAGAATCGTCTTTAAATGGTAGCTTCCCTGTTTACGGTTTAAGGATTGGATTAGAGGTAGCAAGTGTTTCAATTCTACTTACTGCCTTCGCTATAGGAGGTATTGTGTTCCAACTACCGCTAGGCATGCTGAGTGATAAATTTGGTCGTAGAAATATCTTAATGGGCATTCTTTTCTTAGGTTTTGTAGCATTTTTAGCTGCCAGCTTTTTCGAACAATCCATCGTTTTACTAACGACGTTCATTTTCATAGCAGGTATGTTAGTAGGATCTACTTTTTCCATGGGTATAAGTTATATGACAGACCTAATGCCAAAAAATCTACTTCCAACAGGAAATTTACTTAGTGGTGTTGCATTTAGTGTAGGTAGTTTAGCAGGTCCTATCCTAGGAGGTACATTTATACAATTCTTCGAAAATATTAGCTTTTTCACTATTATAAGCATCATGTTATTAAGCATATTTTTTATCGTCACTTTTTTTGGTAAACAGCCTACCATACAAGAAAGTGAACCTGTGAGATTGAGCAAATAA
- a CDS encoding DMT family transporter produces the protein MTAERFFSHKLGMIAAAAAATFLWGSAFPFIKLSYEELNIQPNEIGEQILFAGYRFILASLMIMVFYVFIKRNIFLKKSTIKPLVHIGLYQTFFQYVLFYIGLSYSTGIQGSIIAGTTSLFQMIFAHFMYNDDSLNRKKVVGVLVGFTGVILVNITRGSFSFSFGLGELLLLLAMVSGAFGNLKARNGSFSMDVGYLTAYQMLFGSFGLLAVGMIMAGIFPFEFTVKSLFLLLYLAFLSAAGFVLWNNVMKYNQVGKVSMFLFLVPVFGVILSSILLQESIHFFVVFGLLFVTSGIIIVNRPDRKRLRKVNDQVS, from the coding sequence TTGACAGCAGAACGCTTTTTTTCTCATAAATTAGGGATGATCGCTGCGGCAGCTGCAGCGACATTTTTGTGGGGGAGTGCTTTCCCATTCATTAAGCTCAGTTATGAAGAATTGAACATTCAACCTAATGAGATTGGTGAACAAATTTTATTCGCTGGTTACCGATTCATTTTGGCTTCATTAATGATTATGGTTTTTTACGTATTTATAAAACGAAATATCTTTTTGAAAAAGAGTACAATTAAGCCACTAGTTCATATAGGTTTGTATCAGACATTTTTTCAATATGTTTTATTTTATATAGGATTAAGCTATTCAACGGGCATACAAGGATCAATAATCGCAGGGACTACGTCATTATTTCAAATGATTTTTGCACATTTTATGTATAATGATGATTCCTTAAATAGAAAAAAGGTAGTAGGGGTACTAGTTGGGTTTACAGGCGTCATTTTAGTAAATATAACTAGAGGTTCCTTTTCTTTTTCATTCGGCTTAGGTGAATTATTATTACTTCTTGCAATGGTTTCGGGTGCTTTTGGAAATTTAAAAGCGAGAAATGGCAGTTTTAGTATGGATGTTGGCTATTTAACTGCTTATCAAATGTTATTTGGATCCTTTGGTTTATTAGCCGTAGGGATGATAATGGCAGGTATATTTCCTTTTGAGTTTACAGTAAAGTCATTATTCTTATTGCTGTATTTAGCATTTTTATCTGCAGCAGGTTTTGTGCTTTGGAATAATGTCATGAAATATAATCAGGTCGGCAAGGTATCGATGTTCTTATTTCTTGTCCCTGTATTCGGTGTAATATTATCTAGTATACTATTACAAGAATCGATTCACTTTTTCGTTGTATTTGGATTGTTGTTTGTTACATCAGGAATTATTATTGTGAATCGACCTGATAGGAAGCGGCTAAGAAAGGTGAATGATCAAGTTAGTTAA
- a CDS encoding NAD-dependent epimerase/dehydratase family protein has protein sequence MASIYNDYGGVVVMKTALVFGGTRFFGVNLVNELLKKGFQVTVATRQKSTIPFGDEVKKLKVDRFDKQSVITAVQNSKWDIVFDQICYNAQDAEITIEALKGKVGKYVFTSTMSVYDYGVDMAEELFDPYTYEINPIPTDEISYQEGKRQAEAAFFQHASFPVVAVRIPIVLGEHDYTERLKLHIDKMKKQEQIYFPNLDVGMGFINQQEAGDFIAWTGTQDFAGPINACADGTISMGELMELIEKEIGKNAVLSKESTKDEHSPYGIEKTWTISTDKAKGLGYTFTNLYQWLPNLIKIIANEK, from the coding sequence ATGGCTTCAATATATAATGATTACGGAGGTGTTGTTGTGATGAAAACTGCATTAGTATTCGGAGGAACACGTTTTTTTGGAGTGAATTTGGTTAATGAATTATTAAAAAAGGGCTTTCAAGTAACTGTTGCAACGAGACAAAAAAGTACAATCCCATTCGGCGATGAAGTGAAAAAGTTAAAGGTTGATCGATTTGATAAGCAGTCAGTAATAACTGCGGTACAAAATAGTAAATGGGATATTGTATTTGATCAAATATGCTATAATGCACAGGATGCAGAAATTACCATTGAAGCTTTAAAAGGTAAGGTAGGTAAATACGTATTTACATCAACGATGTCAGTTTATGACTATGGTGTGGATATGGCAGAAGAATTGTTCGATCCATATACATATGAAATTAACCCTATTCCTACGGACGAAATATCCTACCAGGAAGGCAAACGACAAGCAGAGGCTGCTTTTTTTCAACATGCTTCTTTTCCAGTTGTAGCAGTTCGTATTCCGATTGTGTTGGGGGAGCATGATTATACAGAACGTTTGAAGCTTCATATTGACAAAATGAAAAAACAAGAACAAATATACTTCCCTAATCTCGATGTAGGAATGGGCTTTATTAACCAGCAGGAGGCAGGGGACTTTATTGCTTGGACGGGTACCCAAGATTTTGCAGGACCTATCAATGCTTGTGCTGATGGAACGATTTCGATGGGTGAATTGATGGAGCTTATTGAGAAAGAAATCGGCAAAAATGCTGTGCTTTCTAAAGAATCCACAAAAGACGAACACTCTCCATATGGAATTGAAAAAACATGGACAATCTCTACTGATAAAGCAAAAGGGTTAGGATATACATTCACTAATCTATATCAGTGGTTACCAAACTTAATAAAAATAATTGCTAACGAGAAATAA
- a CDS encoding YfkD famly protein, translated as MKRISQFIVLLFFMSLINPNVITAEEKQKAAKNQYVIPDSVVNISKENTYPNPTEDLPYLEPSELAKKLIERSNVTIENPDLIRILNESSIGNAPHAIGYRATIFLGEWPLNYESQETTTNWEYQKINTNYFDNRGGEAPQKIFYTQDTQKVVKGGLTSTVPNEEDVKKMMLLKSMDKTKLQLSFQTIVGLGTKKEQIYNIPPKKVGYLYSHSPAVNEKGKVTYGEVYLVLRGNSKKIEVKNVTSQGIGAWIPVQDHVSFSFVTTNHPR; from the coding sequence ATGAAACGTATATCACAGTTTATTGTATTATTATTCTTTATGTCTTTAATAAATCCGAATGTCATTACAGCAGAGGAAAAGCAAAAAGCAGCAAAGAATCAATATGTAATACCTGATTCTGTTGTAAATATTTCAAAAGAAAATACTTATCCAAACCCAACAGAAGATTTACCATACTTGGAGCCAAGTGAACTTGCTAAGAAGCTTATTGAAAGATCAAATGTAACAATAGAAAATCCGGATCTCATACGTATTTTAAATGAGTCTTCTATAGGTAACGCACCGCATGCAATTGGGTATCGTGCAACGATTTTTTTAGGTGAATGGCCATTAAATTATGAATCACAAGAAACGACAACAAACTGGGAATATCAAAAAATTAATACTAATTATTTTGATAATAGAGGAGGAGAAGCACCTCAGAAAATATTTTACACCCAGGATACCCAAAAGGTAGTGAAGGGAGGTTTAACTTCAACTGTCCCAAATGAAGAGGATGTAAAAAAGATGATGCTGTTAAAATCAATGGACAAAACTAAATTACAATTATCGTTTCAAACGATTGTTGGCTTAGGTACAAAAAAAGAGCAAATATATAATATACCTCCAAAGAAAGTGGGCTATTTATATTCACACTCACCTGCTGTGAATGAAAAAGGTAAAGTGACCTATGGTGAAGTATATTTAGTGTTGAGGGGTAACAGTAAGAAAATTGAGGTTAAAAATGTAACTTCTCAAGGGATAGGTGCTTGGATTCCTGTCCAAGATCATGTATCATTCTCCTTTGTTACAACAAATCATCCGAGATAA
- a CDS encoding SE1561 family protein, with the protein MDKTSNGNHSQIIYLKDRLNMFLETIDSLDPEETKLEDIDRLIQMIDDIEDKCEQIKDHK; encoded by the coding sequence TTGGATAAAACATCAAATGGCAATCACTCACAAATAATATATTTGAAGGATCGATTAAATATGTTTTTAGAGACGATCGACTCATTAGATCCAGAAGAAACAAAGCTTGAAGATATTGATCGTTTAATACAGATGATTGATGATATTGAAGATAAATGTGAACAAATAAAAGATCATAAATAA
- the yfkAB gene encoding radical SAM/CxCxxxxC motif protein YfkAB gives MSTTKQKKLISPLNDPWEAYTDVEELGQLELTNIEFTTTTLCNMRCEHCAVGYTLQSKDPHPLPLNLLLTRLDEIPHLRSVSITGGEPMLSSSSVNGYVKPLLKYAHDRGVRTQLNSNLTVHLSKYEQIIPYLDVLHISHNWGTVEEFAEGGFAMMERKPTFKQREKYFNQIIENSRALSKEGVMISAETMLNKRTLPYIEQIHHQVINDMLCARHEIHPMYPSDFASHLEVLSLDELRAAIHHLLDVRDENTWMLFGTLPFYPCSDKDEDLTLLRRLYESRNISVRNDPDGRSRLNVNIFTGEVIVTDFGDAPPLGNIQSNSLLESYQLWTQSPLAKMLSCHCPAVKCLGPNLLVKDRYYKDTDFLTNETKLVRSEA, from the coding sequence ATGAGCACAACAAAACAAAAAAAGCTAATTTCTCCCTTAAATGATCCATGGGAGGCATACACAGATGTTGAGGAGTTAGGTCAACTAGAATTAACAAATATTGAATTCACCACGACAACTTTATGTAATATGCGCTGTGAGCACTGTGCAGTTGGCTATACGTTACAATCAAAGGATCCACATCCATTGCCCCTTAATCTATTATTAACGAGGCTAGATGAGATTCCACATTTACGCTCCGTAAGTATTACCGGTGGTGAGCCAATGCTATCTTCATCCTCAGTTAATGGATATGTTAAACCGTTATTAAAATACGCTCATGATCGTGGTGTGCGCACACAATTGAACTCAAATCTTACAGTTCATTTAAGTAAATACGAACAAATCATTCCATATTTAGACGTACTTCATATATCACACAACTGGGGAACAGTTGAAGAATTTGCTGAGGGTGGGTTTGCGATGATGGAGCGTAAGCCAACGTTTAAACAGCGTGAAAAGTATTTTAACCAAATCATCGAAAATAGCCGAGCATTGTCAAAAGAGGGTGTTATGATCTCTGCAGAAACGATGTTAAACAAAAGGACTCTCCCTTATATAGAGCAGATCCACCATCAAGTGATCAATGACATGCTGTGTGCACGTCACGAGATTCATCCAATGTATCCGAGCGATTTTGCTAGTCACTTAGAAGTTCTGTCATTAGATGAACTCCGAGCAGCCATTCATCACTTACTTGACGTACGTGATGAAAATACATGGATGCTTTTTGGCACACTACCTTTTTATCCTTGCAGTGATAAAGATGAGGATCTCACCTTGCTAAGACGTCTATACGAGAGTAGAAATATATCCGTAAGAAATGATCCTGACGGTCGTTCTAGATTAAATGTAAACATATTTACTGGAGAAGTCATTGTCACAGATTTCGGTGATGCCCCCCCATTAGGGAATATACAATCGAATTCTTTATTAGAATCTTATCAGCTTTGGACGCAATCTCCTTTAGCAAAAATGTTAAGCTGCCACTGTCCTGCTGTAAAATGTCTTGGTCCCAATTTATTAGTAAAGGATCGTTATTACAAAGACACTGATTTTCTAACAAATGAAACGAAACTAGTAAGAAGCGAAGCTTAG
- a CDS encoding BH0509 family protein → MSRQERKNMIEFIEKMKGMDRDHLIYMTDAEIEHIYNTTYYQFEEIAE, encoded by the coding sequence ATGAGTAGACAAGAAAGAAAAAATATGATTGAGTTCATTGAGAAAATGAAAGGTATGGATCGAGATCACTTAATCTACATGACAGACGCTGAAATTGAGCATATTTACAATACTACTTACTACCAATTTGAAGAAATCGCTGAATAA
- the cax gene encoding calcium/proton exchanger, translated as MNKIFFLLVATGIPLSVVGSLLHWSPVIMFVIYNITIIALASYMGRATESIAIVSGPRIGGLLNATFGNAVELIISIFALKAGLIGVVLASLTGSVIGNLLLVGGLSFFVGGLKFKRQEFNAYDARHNAGLLMFAVIVAFVIPEVFSMEMTESQTLDLSIGISIILMALYIAALYFRLVSHRGVYHHSSDEVEEHEEPEWSKKVAITVLALATAAVAYVSENLVHTFEIVGETFGWSELFIGVIIVAIVGNAAEHASAIIMAYKNKMNIAVEIAVGSTLQIAMFIAPLLVLISLFFPTKMALVFTLPELVAMASSVFLTIVLTNDGDTNWFEGATLLAAYIIMGIGFYLL; from the coding sequence ATGAATAAAATATTTTTTCTCCTAGTAGCTACTGGTATCCCACTATCCGTTGTTGGTAGTCTATTGCATTGGTCACCTGTGATAATGTTCGTTATCTACAATATTACAATTATTGCTTTAGCTAGCTACATGGGGAGAGCAACAGAAAGTATTGCTATCGTTAGTGGACCACGTATAGGTGGACTTTTAAATGCCACATTTGGAAATGCAGTTGAGCTAATCATTTCAATCTTTGCTCTAAAAGCTGGTCTTATTGGTGTTGTATTAGCTTCGTTAACTGGATCCGTTATCGGGAACTTACTACTTGTAGGCGGATTATCTTTTTTTGTTGGAGGCTTGAAATTTAAACGTCAAGAATTTAACGCATACGATGCTCGTCACAATGCGGGTCTCCTAATGTTTGCTGTTATTGTTGCGTTTGTAATCCCTGAAGTTTTTTCAATGGAAATGACTGAAAGCCAAACGCTAGATTTAAGTATTGGGATATCAATTATTTTAATGGCATTATACATAGCTGCACTATATTTTAGGCTTGTCTCACATCGTGGGGTTTATCACCATAGCTCGGATGAGGTAGAAGAACACGAGGAACCGGAATGGTCGAAAAAGGTAGCCATTACAGTTTTAGCGCTAGCAACTGCAGCAGTTGCTTACGTGTCAGAAAACCTTGTTCACACATTTGAAATAGTAGGTGAAACGTTTGGGTGGAGCGAGTTGTTCATCGGGGTGATCATTGTTGCTATCGTAGGGAATGCGGCTGAACATGCTTCGGCGATTATTATGGCGTACAAAAATAAAATGAATATCGCTGTAGAAATCGCAGTCGGTTCAACCTTACAAATTGCCATGTTTATTGCACCACTACTTGTACTTATTTCTTTATTCTTCCCGACAAAAATGGCTCTTGTGTTTACGCTTCCTGAGCTCGTAGCCATGGCTTCTTCAGTATTCTTAACGATTGTTTTGACAAATGATGGAGATACGAACTGGTTTGAAGGTGCAACACTATTAGCAGCATATATCATTATGGGAATTGGCTTTTACTTATTATAA
- a CDS encoding fumarate hydratase, which produces MEKLQESMYKLIVETSTNLPKDVRSAIAKAKKRENAGTRAAMSLSTITNNISMADENVSPICQDTGLPTFKIKTPVAVNQLKVKDAIYSAIAQATKDGKLRPNSVDSLTGANSGDNLGIGTPVIKFEQWEKDYIDVRLILKGGGCENKNIQYSLPCELEGLGRAGRDLDGIRKCIMHSVYQAQGQGCSAGFIGVGIGGDRTSGYELAKEQLFRTVDDVNPNEDLRKLEEYVMENANKLGIGTMGFGGETTLLGCKVGVINRIPASFFVSVAYNCWAYRRLGMTVNPETGEINEWLYQDGEKVDFANDANKADEESETREVVLQAPITEEQIRELKVGDVVHINGMMYTGRDAIHKYLTDHDAPVDLDGQIIYHCGPVMLKDEEGNWHVKAAGPTTSIREEPYQGDIMKKFGVRAVIGKGGMGPKTLAALEEHGGVYLNAIGGAAQYYADCIKSVEGVDLMEFGIPEAMWHLQVEGFTAVVTMDSHGNSLHEDVDKSSLEKLATFKDPVFK; this is translated from the coding sequence ATGGAGAAGCTTCAAGAAAGTATGTATAAGCTTATCGTTGAAACATCTACAAACTTACCAAAGGATGTCCGTAGTGCTATTGCAAAAGCGAAAAAACGTGAAAATGCAGGTACTCGAGCTGCTATGTCATTATCAACGATTACGAACAATATTTCCATGGCGGATGAAAATGTATCGCCTATTTGTCAAGATACGGGTTTGCCAACATTTAAAATTAAAACGCCTGTAGCGGTAAATCAGTTAAAGGTAAAGGATGCGATTTATAGCGCTATCGCACAAGCTACAAAGGATGGCAAGCTACGTCCTAATTCTGTTGATTCCTTAACTGGAGCCAACAGTGGTGATAATTTAGGTATAGGCACTCCGGTAATTAAGTTTGAACAATGGGAGAAAGATTATATTGATGTAAGACTGATTTTAAAAGGTGGAGGCTGTGAAAACAAAAACATCCAGTATAGTTTGCCATGTGAACTAGAGGGGCTTGGTCGTGCAGGACGTGATTTAGACGGAATTAGAAAATGTATCATGCATTCAGTATATCAAGCGCAAGGACAGGGATGTAGTGCTGGTTTTATTGGTGTTGGAATCGGAGGAGATCGTACGAGTGGTTATGAGTTAGCTAAAGAGCAGCTTTTCCGTACGGTTGATGATGTAAACCCTAACGAAGATTTACGTAAACTTGAAGAATACGTGATGGAAAATGCGAATAAGCTCGGTATTGGTACAATGGGCTTTGGTGGGGAAACAACGCTTCTCGGCTGTAAAGTGGGTGTCATAAACCGAATCCCAGCAAGCTTTTTTGTATCAGTAGCGTACAACTGCTGGGCATATCGACGCTTAGGTATGACTGTAAATCCAGAAACGGGCGAGATTAATGAATGGTTGTATCAGGACGGAGAAAAAGTAGATTTTGCTAATGACGCAAATAAAGCTGACGAGGAATCGGAAACACGTGAAGTTGTATTACAAGCACCGATAACGGAAGAACAAATCCGTGAATTAAAAGTGGGAGATGTCGTTCATATTAATGGCATGATGTACACTGGGCGCGATGCGATTCATAAATATTTAACTGACCACGATGCGCCAGTAGATTTGGACGGACAAATTATTTATCATTGTGGACCAGTAATGTTGAAAGATGAAGAAGGCAATTGGCATGTAAAAGCAGCAGGTCCTACTACATCAATTCGCGAAGAGCCGTATCAAGGTGATATTATGAAGAAGTTTGGTGTCCGTGCAGTTATTGGTAAAGGTGGTATGGGACCAAAAACACTTGCAGCTTTAGAAGAGCATGGTGGCGTTTATTTAAATGCTATAGGTGGTGCAGCACAATATTATGCTGATTGTATTAAATCAGTTGAGGGAGTTGACCTCATGGAGTTTGGCATTCCTGAAGCAATGTGGCATCTGCAAGTTGAAGGGTTTACTGCTGTAGTAACGATGGATTCTCACGGCAACAGCTTACACGAAGATGTTGATAAATCATCTTTAGAAAAGCTAGCGACTTTTAAAGATCCTGTTTTTAAATAG
- a CDS encoding mechanosensitive ion channel family protein yields MQTTLEILNTVWQHEITKVIRFGFIVWLAVLIINRMVHNFFKRTHFFEERKEQTIESMVRSVTKYVATFAFIIYTLDELFDIEAEKLLAGAGVAGIILGLGAQGLIKDVLSGVFLLYEKQLDKGDFITVNNTYNGTVEEIGLRFLKVREWSGKLLTISNGEIQQIQNYNIENMRVIERVVVSFRENPEEVFKLLEQTCVQLNDSLQAYLKTNNEQVIEPFQVYGMTSLNAGFRGYEYTIIGLVDDAHFWTAAKETRRIVAQAMFDHDILMAEGQLIVQNNQEMNDETSTRQFQ; encoded by the coding sequence ATGCAAACTACGTTAGAAATACTAAATACAGTATGGCAGCATGAAATAACTAAAGTCATCCGTTTTGGGTTTATCGTTTGGTTAGCTGTCCTCATTATTAATAGAATGGTTCACAACTTTTTTAAGAGAACACATTTTTTTGAAGAGCGCAAAGAACAAACAATTGAAAGTATGGTTCGCTCGGTTACGAAATACGTAGCTACATTTGCTTTTATTATATATACGCTTGATGAGCTTTTTGACATTGAAGCTGAAAAACTCCTAGCTGGAGCTGGTGTAGCAGGAATCATACTCGGCTTAGGCGCACAAGGGCTAATAAAGGATGTGTTGTCAGGTGTGTTCCTGTTGTATGAAAAACAACTTGATAAAGGGGATTTTATCACTGTCAACAACACGTATAACGGGACGGTAGAAGAGATCGGACTCAGGTTTTTGAAGGTGCGTGAATGGAGTGGCAAGTTGCTTACTATTAGTAATGGGGAAATTCAACAAATCCAAAACTATAATATTGAAAATATGCGTGTCATCGAACGCGTCGTCGTTAGTTTTAGAGAAAATCCAGAAGAAGTATTCAAACTGTTAGAGCAAACTTGTGTTCAATTAAATGATTCTTTACAAGCTTATTTAAAGACGAACAATGAACAAGTCATTGAACCATTCCAAGTATATGGAATGACGTCCCTAAATGCTGGCTTTCGCGGCTATGAGTATACAATTATAGGCTTAGTGGATGACGCACACTTCTGGACTGCAGCGAAAGAGACTAGACGAATTGTTGCTCAAGCTATGTTTGACCATGATATTTTAATGGCTGAAGGCCAATTAATTGTACAAAACAACCAAGAAATGAACGACGAGACAAGCACAAGACAATTTCAATAG